A window of Longispora fulva contains these coding sequences:
- a CDS encoding DUF5615 family PIN-like protein: MKILLDEMHSPAVARALRALHHDAIAIAEHPELRSLPDDEVYLYAVAHDRCIVTENVKDFRRLHARAEETGAPRTRLLYTSSRTFKRSRRDFTPFIEALVAWIGAPHAAGSEAWLKPPRPAPSTDPA; the protein is encoded by the coding sequence GTGAAGATCCTCCTCGACGAGATGCACTCCCCGGCCGTCGCGCGGGCCCTGCGCGCCCTGCACCACGACGCCATCGCGATCGCCGAGCACCCGGAGCTGCGGTCCCTCCCCGACGACGAGGTGTATCTGTACGCGGTCGCCCACGACCGGTGCATCGTCACGGAGAACGTGAAGGACTTCCGGCGGCTGCACGCGCGGGCCGAGGAGACGGGGGCGCCCAGGACCCGGCTGCTGTACACGAGCAGTCGGACGTTCAAGCGGAGCCGGCGGGACTTCACGCCGTTCATCGAGGCGCTGGTGGCGTGGATCGGGGCGCCGCACGCGGCCGGTTCGGAGGCCTGGCTGAAACCGCCCCGCCCGGCCCCCTCCACCGACCCGGCCTGA
- a CDS encoding holo-ACP synthase — protein MIVGVGIDVVLVERFTAALHRTPLLAERLFTESERLTSSGNPRAPESLAVRFAAKEAVAKALGAPSGLMWHDCEIVTDPDGRPWLTVSGTVAAAATARGVARWHLSLSHDGGIASAMVVAEGEL, from the coding sequence ATGATTGTCGGGGTTGGGATAGACGTCGTCCTGGTCGAGCGGTTCACCGCCGCGCTGCACCGCACACCCCTGCTCGCTGAGCGGCTGTTCACCGAGTCCGAGCGGCTCACCTCCTCCGGCAATCCGCGGGCCCCGGAGTCCCTCGCCGTCCGGTTCGCCGCCAAGGAGGCTGTGGCCAAGGCGCTCGGCGCGCCGAGCGGGCTGATGTGGCACGACTGCGAGATCGTCACCGATCCCGACGGCCGGCCCTGGCTGACCGTGTCGGGGACCGTCGCGGCGGCGGCCACGGCGCGCGGGGTCGCCCGCTGGCACCTGTCCCTGTCGCACGACGGGGGGATCGCGTCGGCGATGGTGGTCGCGGAAGGGGAGCTGTGA
- the glmS gene encoding glutamine--fructose-6-phosphate transaminase (isomerizing), whose amino-acid sequence MCGIVGYVGGRSALGIVVDGLRRLEYRGYDSAGVAIIEGDVLRSVKKAGKLANLEKELGEVELTGSTGIGHTRWATHGGPTDRNAHPHLSTDARVAVIHNGIIENFAHLRAELTAAGIEFASDTDSEVVAHLLQAALADGATDLTHAMRTVVARLEGAFTLLAVRAEEPGVVVGARRNSPLVVGRGVGENFLASDVSAFIEHTRDAVELGQDQVVTITADSIEITDFDGAASTGTDFHVDWDASAAEKGGYDWFMLKEIDEQPHALADTLRGRLTDSGEIMLDEVRLTDQDLRDVDKIFIVACGTSFNTGLVAKYAIEHWTRIPCEVELASEFRYRDPVLDRSTLVIVISQSGETMDTIMALRHAKGQKARVLAICNTNGSTIPRESDAVLYTRGGPEVAVASTKAFLTQLAACYLVGLHLAQVRGVKYADEVGAVLAELQATPDKVARLLSEMTPVRQLARDLSAAPTVLFIGRHVGYPVALEGALKLKELAYIHAEGFAAGELKHGPIALIDEGTPVICVVPSPRGRSILRDKIVSNIQEVRARGARTIVIAEEGDLDVAQFADDLIYVPATPTLLAPLMTAVPMQVLAAEIAATRGHDVDQPRNLAKSVTVE is encoded by the coding sequence ATGTGTGGCATCGTCGGTTATGTAGGGGGCCGTTCGGCCCTGGGTATCGTGGTGGACGGCCTGCGACGGCTGGAGTACCGGGGTTATGACTCCGCCGGCGTCGCGATCATCGAGGGCGACGTCCTCCGGTCCGTCAAGAAGGCCGGCAAGCTGGCCAACCTGGAGAAGGAGCTCGGCGAGGTCGAGCTGACCGGCTCCACCGGCATCGGGCACACCCGCTGGGCCACCCACGGCGGGCCCACCGACCGCAACGCGCACCCGCACCTGTCGACCGACGCCCGGGTCGCCGTCATCCACAACGGCATCATCGAGAACTTCGCCCACCTGCGCGCCGAGCTGACCGCCGCCGGGATCGAGTTCGCCTCCGACACCGACTCCGAGGTCGTCGCGCACCTGCTCCAGGCCGCGCTGGCCGATGGCGCCACGGACCTGACCCACGCGATGCGGACCGTCGTCGCCCGGCTGGAGGGCGCGTTCACGCTGCTCGCGGTGCGGGCCGAGGAGCCCGGCGTCGTCGTCGGGGCCCGGCGCAACTCGCCGCTCGTCGTCGGCCGGGGCGTCGGGGAGAACTTCCTGGCTTCCGACGTGTCGGCGTTCATCGAGCACACCCGCGACGCCGTCGAGCTGGGCCAGGACCAGGTCGTCACGATCACGGCCGACTCGATCGAGATCACCGACTTCGACGGTGCGGCCTCCACGGGCACCGACTTCCACGTCGACTGGGACGCCAGCGCCGCCGAGAAGGGCGGCTACGACTGGTTCATGCTCAAGGAGATCGACGAGCAGCCGCACGCGCTCGCCGACACGCTCCGGGGCCGGCTGACCGACTCGGGCGAGATCATGCTCGACGAGGTCCGGCTCACCGACCAGGACCTGCGCGACGTGGACAAGATCTTCATCGTGGCCTGCGGGACGTCGTTCAACACGGGGCTGGTCGCGAAGTACGCGATCGAGCACTGGACCCGGATTCCGTGCGAGGTGGAGCTGGCCAGCGAGTTCCGGTACCGCGACCCCGTCCTCGACCGGTCCACGCTGGTGATCGTGATCTCCCAGTCCGGCGAGACCATGGACACGATCATGGCGCTGCGGCACGCGAAGGGCCAGAAGGCCCGGGTGCTGGCCATCTGCAACACAAATGGGTCGACCATCCCGCGCGAGTCCGACGCCGTGCTCTACACCCGGGGCGGGCCCGAGGTGGCCGTCGCGTCCACCAAGGCGTTCCTCACCCAGCTCGCCGCGTGCTACCTGGTCGGGCTGCACCTGGCCCAGGTCCGCGGGGTCAAGTACGCCGACGAGGTCGGGGCCGTGCTCGCCGAGCTGCAGGCCACCCCCGACAAGGTCGCGCGGCTGCTCAGCGAGATGACCCCGGTCCGCCAGCTCGCCCGGGACCTGTCCGCCGCGCCGACCGTGCTGTTCATCGGCCGGCACGTGGGCTACCCGGTGGCGCTGGAGGGCGCGCTGAAGCTGAAGGAGCTCGCGTACATCCACGCCGAGGGCTTCGCGGCCGGCGAACTCAAGCACGGCCCGATCGCCCTGATCGACGAGGGCACCCCGGTGATCTGCGTCGTGCCGTCGCCCCGCGGCCGGAGCATCCTCCGCGACAAGATCGTGTCGAACATCCAGGAGGTCCGCGCCCGCGGCGCGCGGACGATCGTCATCGCGGAGGAGGGGGACCTCGACGTCGCCCAGTTCGCCGACGACCTGATCTACGTGCCGGCCACGCCGACCCTGCTCGCGCCACTGATGACCGCGGTGCCGATGCAGGTCCTCGCCGCCGAGATCGCCGCCACCCGGGGGCACGACGTCGACCAGCCCCGGAACCTGGCCAAGTCGGTCACCGTCGAGTAG